The following coding sequences lie in one Rothia sp. SD9660Na genomic window:
- the glpK gene encoding glycerol kinase GlpK: MSQLPERKKYVLSIDQGTTSSRAILFTKSGEIKSVGQHEHEQIFPKAGWVEHDPMEIWENVRQSVGEALTKAEVNHHEIAAVGITNQRETAVVWDKNTGKPVYNAIVWQDTRTQKICDELAGEEGPGKYHDIVGLNLATYFSGPKVKWILDNVEGAREKAEAGDLLFGNTDTWVLWNLTGGVEGGVHVTDVTNASRTMLMNIKTLEWDESIAADMGIPMSMLPEIKSSSEIYGYGRSKGLLNGTPISGILGDQQAATFGQACFEKGMAKNTYGTGNFMLMNTGNEPVISENGLLTTVAYKLGDADPVYALEGSVAVSGSLIQWLRDNLKMIDNAAESEELATSVENSGGAYVVPAFSGLFAPHWKSDARGVIVGLTRYVNRAHIVRAALEATAFQTREVLDAMNADAEAAGTKVSLEELRVDGGMTANEFLMQFQADLLGVPVIRPKVIETTALGAAYAAGIAVGFWEGEQDVIDNWSEDKRWEPQMDKDEVERQYRLWKKAVSKTLDWVDEDVEQD; encoded by the coding sequence ATGTCACAGCTCCCCGAGCGTAAGAAGTACGTGCTCTCCATCGACCAGGGAACCACCAGCTCCCGCGCCATCCTTTTCACAAAGTCCGGTGAAATCAAGAGCGTCGGCCAGCACGAACACGAACAGATTTTCCCTAAGGCCGGCTGGGTCGAGCACGACCCCATGGAAATCTGGGAGAACGTGCGTCAGTCCGTCGGTGAAGCCCTCACCAAGGCCGAAGTCAACCACCACGAAATCGCGGCCGTCGGTATCACCAACCAGCGTGAAACCGCCGTGGTCTGGGATAAGAACACCGGTAAGCCCGTCTACAACGCCATTGTCTGGCAGGACACCCGCACCCAGAAAATCTGCGACGAGCTAGCTGGCGAGGAGGGCCCCGGTAAGTACCACGACATCGTCGGTCTCAACCTGGCCACCTACTTCTCAGGCCCCAAGGTCAAGTGGATCCTCGACAACGTCGAAGGCGCCCGCGAGAAAGCAGAAGCAGGCGATTTGCTCTTCGGCAACACCGACACTTGGGTGCTCTGGAACCTGACCGGCGGTGTAGAAGGCGGCGTGCACGTCACCGACGTCACCAATGCTTCTCGCACCATGCTGATGAACATCAAGACCCTAGAATGGGACGAATCGATTGCCGCTGACATGGGTATTCCCATGAGCATGCTGCCCGAGATCAAGTCCTCCTCCGAAATCTACGGCTACGGCCGCTCCAAGGGCCTGCTCAACGGCACCCCCATCTCAGGTATTCTGGGCGACCAGCAGGCAGCGACCTTCGGCCAGGCCTGCTTCGAAAAGGGCATGGCGAAGAACACCTACGGCACCGGTAACTTCATGCTCATGAACACCGGCAACGAGCCCGTCATCTCAGAAAACGGCCTGCTCACCACCGTGGCCTACAAGCTGGGCGACGCCGACCCCGTCTACGCCCTCGAAGGTTCCGTTGCGGTCTCCGGTTCCCTGATCCAGTGGCTGCGCGACAACCTGAAGATGATTGACAACGCCGCCGAGTCAGAAGAACTGGCCACCAGCGTCGAAAACTCCGGCGGCGCCTATGTAGTCCCCGCTTTCTCCGGCCTCTTCGCCCCCCACTGGAAGTCAGATGCCCGCGGCGTCATCGTTGGCCTGACCCGCTACGTCAACCGCGCCCACATCGTCCGCGCAGCTCTTGAGGCAACTGCCTTCCAGACCCGCGAAGTTTTGGACGCCATGAACGCCGATGCCGAAGCAGCAGGCACCAAGGTCTCCCTGGAAGAACTGCGCGTCGACGGCGGTATGACCGCCAACGAGTTCCTCATGCAGTTCCAGGCTGACCTGCTGGGTGTTCCCGTCATCCGCCCCAAGGTTATTGAAACCACCGCCCTGGGTGCCGCCTACGCCGCCGGTATCGCCGTCGGCTTCTGGGAAGGCGAGCAGGACGTCATCGACAACTGGTCCGAAGACAAGCGCTGGGAGCCCCAGATGGACAAGGACGAGGTCGAACGTCAGTACCGCCTCTGGAAGAAAGCAGTCTCTAAGACCCTGGACTGGGTCGATGAGGACGTCGAGCAGGACTAA
- a CDS encoding MIP/aquaporin family protein gives MSSLLAAGAEASLQASALVTAEGNATLLGAFVSEVIGTGILILLGAGVCAAVTLPKSAAKNTDWLTIAFGWGFAVFAAVYMSAPSGAHLNPAVTLGLLVAGNDFAPGIAPGIGNFFVYVAAQMIGAFLGAWGAYLVYKKHFDEAEPGTTKGIFSTGPAIRSYGWNTVTEAFGAFVLVGFVLASGSTPSGLGPLAVAFIVVAIGLSLGTPTGYAINPARDLAPRIAHALMPIKGKGSSDWAYAWVPVVGPLIGAVAAALLVPALLV, from the coding sequence ATGAGCTCACTACTGGCCGCTGGCGCTGAAGCTAGCCTCCAGGCAAGCGCCCTTGTTACCGCAGAAGGCAATGCAACCCTGCTGGGTGCTTTCGTTTCTGAAGTTATTGGTACCGGCATTCTGATTCTGCTCGGTGCTGGCGTATGTGCCGCAGTTACCCTACCCAAGTCAGCGGCAAAGAACACCGACTGGCTGACCATCGCCTTCGGCTGGGGCTTTGCGGTTTTCGCTGCTGTCTACATGTCTGCCCCTTCAGGTGCTCACCTCAACCCCGCTGTAACCCTGGGTCTGCTGGTGGCCGGTAATGACTTTGCCCCCGGAATTGCACCAGGTATCGGTAACTTCTTCGTCTACGTCGCAGCCCAGATGATCGGTGCCTTCCTCGGTGCCTGGGGCGCTTACCTGGTCTACAAGAAGCACTTCGATGAGGCAGAGCCCGGAACCACCAAAGGCATTTTCTCCACCGGCCCGGCTATCCGCTCCTACGGTTGGAACACCGTGACTGAAGCCTTCGGTGCTTTCGTTCTGGTGGGCTTCGTCCTAGCCTCCGGCAGCACCCCCTCGGGTCTTGGCCCCCTGGCCGTCGCCTTCATCGTTGTAGCAATCGGCCTCTCCCTGGGTACCCCCACCGGTTACGCCATCAACCCCGCCCGCGACCTGGCTCCCCGTATCGCCCACGCCCTGATGCCCATCAAGGGTAAGGGTTCCTCCGACTGGGCCTACGCCTGGGTTCCCGTTGTCGGCCCCCTCATCGGTGCAGTAGCAGCTGCCCTCCTCGTCCCCGCTCTGCTGGTCTAG
- a CDS encoding sugar-binding domain-containing protein, protein MMNRSQNQVVEAAQLYYGEHLTMATIAARLGVSRPTVSRLLKTARETGVVTIHLNEKAYNSDPLEKRLSDLYRVRVTVVRAPEHATEQARMRRVAIATANLVDSLMVPGTTLGVAWGSTVTEVAQFLPKRPLTGVTVVQLNGAGNAVQTGIPYSGAILGQVSSAYGAQMVHFPVPAFFDFADTKAAMWRERSIRGVLAVQRSADVALFGVGAFGGELKSHVYSGGYFNAEQMRELQEQGIVGDMCTVLLREDGTWADLALNQRATGPTPAELVKIGRRVCAAAGRHRAVALRAALATGAITDLVVDVDLAERLL, encoded by the coding sequence ATGATGAACAGAAGTCAGAATCAGGTCGTTGAGGCTGCCCAGCTTTACTACGGGGAGCATTTGACGATGGCAACTATCGCTGCACGCTTGGGGGTCTCCCGCCCTACTGTCTCTCGCCTGCTCAAAACTGCACGTGAAACCGGGGTTGTGACGATTCATCTCAATGAAAAGGCCTATAATTCTGACCCGCTCGAAAAGCGCCTGTCTGACCTCTATCGGGTACGGGTGACCGTGGTGCGTGCCCCTGAGCATGCTACAGAGCAGGCTCGTATGAGGAGGGTGGCAATAGCCACAGCAAATCTTGTGGACTCCCTCATGGTGCCCGGCACGACACTAGGTGTTGCCTGGGGGTCTACCGTGACCGAGGTGGCCCAGTTCCTGCCCAAGCGGCCCCTGACCGGGGTGACGGTGGTTCAGCTGAACGGGGCGGGCAATGCCGTGCAGACGGGCATCCCGTATTCGGGTGCGATTCTTGGGCAGGTGTCTTCTGCTTACGGGGCGCAGATGGTGCATTTCCCGGTACCTGCCTTTTTTGACTTTGCCGATACCAAGGCGGCTATGTGGCGGGAGCGGTCGATTCGCGGTGTGCTGGCGGTGCAGCGCAGCGCAGATGTGGCCCTGTTTGGTGTGGGTGCTTTCGGTGGTGAGCTTAAGTCGCATGTCTATAGCGGCGGCTATTTCAATGCGGAGCAGATGCGGGAGCTGCAGGAGCAGGGCATTGTGGGGGATATGTGCACGGTTCTGCTGCGGGAGGACGGCACCTGGGCTGATTTGGCGCTGAATCAGCGGGCGACGGGCCCTACCCCTGCGGAGCTGGTGAAGATAGGACGACGCGTGTGCGCAGCTGCTGGCCGCCACCGCGCCGTTGCCCTGCGTGCCGCCCTCGCCACAGGCGCGATCACCGACCTGGTGGTGGATGTGGACCTGGCGGAGAGGCTTTTATAG
- a CDS encoding methylated-DNA--[protein]-cysteine S-methyltransferase, giving the protein MTYHAHTLTPLGEMILASNGHALTGAWFTGQAHFPQQEDLGHRIEVSDCDVLTDAQAQLLEYFDGQRAVFELPIAPEGTDFQLAVWASLREIPYGYTTTYGAISKIVGPGAPAQAVGQAVGRNKVSIFIPCHRVVAADGKLTGYAGGLERKEFLLALEEPSAEVEGRLF; this is encoded by the coding sequence ATGACCTACCACGCCCACACCCTCACCCCGCTGGGAGAGATGATTCTTGCCTCAAACGGGCATGCTCTGACCGGGGCCTGGTTTACCGGCCAAGCCCACTTCCCCCAGCAAGAAGATTTGGGGCACCGCATTGAGGTCAGCGATTGCGATGTGCTGACCGATGCCCAGGCCCAGCTGCTGGAATACTTTGACGGGCAGCGCGCTGTCTTTGAGTTGCCTATTGCTCCCGAGGGAACGGATTTCCAGCTGGCGGTGTGGGCGTCCCTGCGCGAGATTCCCTACGGCTACACCACCACTTACGGAGCTATCTCAAAAATTGTGGGGCCCGGCGCCCCGGCTCAGGCCGTGGGTCAGGCTGTGGGCCGCAATAAGGTTTCCATCTTTATCCCCTGCCACCGGGTGGTTGCAGCGGACGGCAAACTCACCGGCTACGCTGGCGGGCTGGAGCGCAAAGAGTTTCTGCTCGCCCTGGAAGAACCAAGTGCCGAGGTTGAAGGGCGGCTTTTTTAA
- a CDS encoding Mbeg1-like protein, protein MRANWFLATAQRLQLLKLVAASAHFAGLRFYRYEAKQDDAVHAASMQSELAQGRIDQLITFDSPGFVPEFLDSPGYQRTLAKQWST, encoded by the coding sequence TTGCGGGCTAACTGGTTCTTAGCCACCGCCCAGCGGCTGCAACTACTCAAGCTAGTGGCAGCGTCCGCCCATTTTGCAGGGCTGAGGTTCTACCGCTATGAGGCAAAGCAGGACGACGCGGTACACGCTGCCAGTATGCAGAGCGAGCTCGCCCAGGGCCGTATCGATCAGCTCATTACCTTTGATTCGCCGGGTTTTGTCCCTGAGTTCCTCGATAGCCCCGGCTACCAGCGCACCCTGGCAAAACAGTGGAGTACATAA
- a CDS encoding BsuBI/PstI family type II restriction endonuclease, protein MPQLNDAQELLKKLGFDRQRTNIMAARTLLALAQLTPDQKWDAASNPRMGVRSIMDWMRNELDFQVAENTRETIRRFVLKQFVEAGFCLHNDDNPGRPTNSSKNVYRLSDEALAVIRSYQRDGSEKIIEKYLKSKVVLTDKYAKARELSRFNVTLPQGEQVSLKRGGQNQLIEKIITDFCPQFIPDAQVLYIGDADSKEDLYDKQRLSQLGVELPDHGKMPDLIVYQPDKHWLFLIEACSTHGPIDHWRYSELESLFSQTSAGLVYVSCFPNRSTLRKFIADLAWETEAWIAEEPTHMLHLNGSRFMGPYS, encoded by the coding sequence ATGCCGCAGCTTAACGACGCACAGGAACTCCTCAAAAAATTAGGGTTTGACCGTCAGCGCACAAATATTATGGCCGCAAGAACCCTCCTAGCTTTAGCCCAGCTCACCCCAGACCAGAAGTGGGATGCGGCAAGTAACCCACGTATGGGCGTCCGCTCCATTATGGACTGGATGCGGAACGAGTTGGATTTTCAGGTTGCTGAAAATACTCGAGAAACCATCAGACGATTCGTATTGAAACAGTTTGTTGAAGCTGGCTTCTGTTTACATAACGATGATAACCCCGGAAGGCCAACAAATTCGTCGAAAAATGTCTATCGACTCTCTGATGAAGCGCTCGCCGTTATACGCTCTTATCAGCGTGATGGTAGCGAGAAAATAATAGAAAAATATCTAAAATCTAAAGTTGTTCTTACCGATAAATATGCTAAAGCTAGAGAACTATCTAGATTCAATGTAACTCTGCCCCAGGGCGAACAAGTTTCTCTAAAACGAGGCGGGCAGAACCAGCTTATTGAAAAGATCATCACTGATTTTTGCCCGCAGTTTATTCCTGATGCTCAGGTTCTATACATCGGGGATGCCGATAGCAAAGAAGATCTTTATGATAAACAGCGCCTCAGTCAGCTAGGCGTTGAATTGCCTGACCACGGAAAAATGCCAGACCTTATCGTCTACCAGCCTGATAAACATTGGTTATTTCTGATAGAAGCATGTTCGACGCACGGCCCTATCGACCATTGGCGTTATTCAGAACTTGAATCTCTATTTTCACAGACTTCTGCGGGGCTGGTCTACGTTTCTTGTTTTCCGAACCGTTCAACGCTTCGCAAGTTTATCGCTGATTTGGCGTGGGAGACTGAAGCCTGGATTGCTGAAGAGCCAACCCACATGTTGCATCTCAACGGTTCACGTTTCATGGGCCCCTACAGCTAA
- a CDS encoding DNA-3-methyladenine glycosylase I, which yields MTDTRVGTDGLVRPVWAADVADMQTYYDTEWGVPVTDEQGVFERLCLEGFQAGLSWRTILTKRAAFRELFEGFEVEKVAAFTEDDVERLATDARIIRHRGKIRAAIGNAQATLALRSAGQVVAPGGAPIDLGARTLAAGQQVEAGLPALIWSFQPERTPTPTVLSDIPTQDENSLLLSKTLKKLGFKFIGPTSAYAMMEAIGVLDTHLVTSHRRGISGLWNEDGTRRS from the coding sequence ATGACTGATACCCGGGTAGGTACCGACGGGCTAGTGCGCCCGGTGTGGGCCGCGGACGTTGCTGATATGCAGACCTATTACGATACCGAATGGGGTGTGCCCGTCACCGACGAACAGGGTGTCTTTGAGCGCCTCTGCCTAGAAGGTTTTCAGGCCGGGCTCTCCTGGCGTACTATCTTGACCAAGCGCGCGGCCTTCCGCGAGCTCTTCGAGGGGTTCGAGGTTGAGAAGGTCGCGGCTTTTACCGAGGACGATGTGGAGCGGCTTGCTACGGATGCTCGCATCATCCGCCACCGCGGCAAGATCCGGGCTGCTATCGGCAACGCTCAGGCTACACTTGCTCTACGATCGGCTGGTCAGGTAGTAGCTCCCGGCGGAGCCCCTATCGACCTAGGTGCGCGGACGCTGGCAGCAGGGCAGCAGGTTGAAGCCGGTTTGCCAGCCCTCATCTGGTCTTTCCAGCCCGAGCGCACCCCGACCCCGACCGTCCTCTCCGATATTCCCACCCAGGATGAGAACTCCCTGCTGCTCTCTAAAACCTTGAAGAAGCTAGGCTTTAAGTTCATCGGCCCCACCAGTGCCTACGCCATGATGGAAGCCATCGGTGTGCTCGATACCCACCTGGTGACCTCCCACCGCCGCGGTATCTCGGGGCTATGGAATGAGGACGGCACCCGACGAAGCTAG
- a CDS encoding Eco57I restriction-modification methylase domain-containing protein: MNTLLQRTENVRTSTLQRIGLENLSEFEQFFTPIAVAEIMADLVNVSPLAEKKEIRILDPGAGIGVLAIAAGQRIREALPQIPIHVVAIEKDPSLLATLEAALADAEAHLGDFTYTVQQQDFVYWAYQDLMSSGDPQEQDFDVVIMNPPYAKIAASSAEAKHLRVHDVNVPNLYAAFVALGAQMLSPDGQLIAITPRSWMNGPYFQQYRELLHRTCSLTHIHTFKSRKEVFKDTGVLQESVITKFENNLPTEHVLISSSVAQGQETKTRTVTREAVESQGVIFVPAHQEDEEIIAWMARASNKLSDLGLQVSTGKVVDFRNKGKLQSQPTDQTIPMVYPAHFTAGNLQHPKIDLKKPQYYRVTPDDKNTVAPGSFVLVKRFSAKEEKRRVTAAVWESPGLVAFDNKTNYFHRQGEGLPPDLALGLTLWLNSSYVDRYFRIFSGHTQVNATDLRMMPYPSVQQLLDLARTGMEPDAAVQEVLGDKEESHAAA; the protein is encoded by the coding sequence ATGAATACATTGCTTCAACGTACAGAAAATGTGCGTACTTCAACGCTTCAGCGCATAGGTCTAGAAAATCTGAGTGAATTTGAGCAGTTCTTCACGCCCATCGCGGTAGCGGAAATTATGGCAGACCTGGTAAACGTCTCACCACTAGCAGAGAAAAAAGAAATCAGAATTCTCGATCCCGGTGCAGGTATTGGCGTGTTGGCTATAGCAGCAGGCCAACGTATTCGAGAAGCTTTACCCCAGATACCTATCCACGTCGTAGCTATCGAAAAAGACCCTTCTCTGTTAGCAACTCTTGAAGCCGCTCTCGCTGATGCTGAGGCTCACCTGGGAGATTTCACCTACACTGTCCAGCAACAAGATTTTGTGTATTGGGCGTACCAGGACCTTATGAGCTCGGGAGATCCACAGGAGCAGGACTTTGACGTGGTCATCATGAATCCTCCTTATGCGAAGATAGCTGCGTCAAGCGCTGAAGCAAAGCATCTGAGAGTGCATGATGTAAATGTTCCTAACTTGTATGCTGCATTTGTTGCCCTTGGTGCACAGATGCTTTCACCTGATGGGCAGCTTATTGCAATTACCCCCCGCTCATGGATGAACGGTCCCTATTTTCAACAGTACAGAGAGCTTCTGCATCGTACCTGTTCACTTACCCATATCCATACCTTTAAGTCCCGGAAAGAAGTATTTAAAGACACCGGAGTACTGCAAGAGTCGGTCATCACTAAGTTCGAGAATAACCTGCCAACCGAACACGTGCTGATTAGCAGCTCAGTAGCGCAAGGGCAGGAAACCAAGACCCGAACCGTTACTAGAGAAGCCGTCGAATCTCAGGGCGTAATCTTCGTTCCAGCCCATCAAGAAGATGAAGAGATTATTGCTTGGATGGCACGGGCTTCCAATAAGCTCAGCGATCTTGGATTGCAGGTATCAACTGGGAAAGTGGTTGACTTTAGGAATAAAGGTAAACTTCAGTCTCAACCAACTGACCAAACCATTCCCATGGTATATCCAGCACACTTTACAGCCGGGAACCTTCAGCACCCCAAAATAGATTTGAAGAAACCTCAGTATTACCGTGTCACACCGGATGATAAGAACACCGTTGCGCCAGGCTCCTTCGTATTAGTAAAGCGATTTAGTGCTAAAGAAGAAAAACGGAGAGTCACAGCAGCTGTATGGGAATCACCGGGTCTAGTGGCCTTTGACAATAAGACAAACTACTTTCACCGCCAGGGGGAGGGGCTTCCCCCCGACCTGGCTTTAGGGCTAACGCTCTGGCTGAACTCAAGCTATGTTGATAGATATTTCCGTATTTTTTCGGGCCATACTCAGGTAAATGCCACAGATTTACGCATGATGCCTTACCCCTCTGTACAGCAGCTCCTAGACTTAGCACGCACCGGTATGGAACCTGACGCAGCTGTGCAGGAAGTTCTTGGTGATAAGGAAGAATCTCATGCCGCAGCTTAA
- a CDS encoding glycerol-3-phosphate dehydrogenase/oxidase produces MTATFTTQSHLSAETRTQALAAMTDEAGVDVLIIGGGVTGAGIALDAATRGLRTAIVEAGDWAAGTSAWSSKLVHGGLRYLYNLDFKLVAEALKERGLLLERTAPHLVKAQPFLWPLKMPVIERAYSAVGIGMYDTMAFAGAGGHRTVPAQRHFTKEGTKKVFPGIKDSAFTGAIQFYDARVDDARLVIDLVRTAAGYGALAASRTQVTAINKDAAGRVTGAQIVDLETGDEKTVKAAHIINATGVWTEESESMATKDQGLKVLASKGVHITVPRDRIKATSGIFTKTEKSVLFIIPWQRYWIIGTTDTPYTEDRERPVATKADIRYVLDQANKLIANELTEDDIISSYAGLRPLLQPVAKKGENAASTKVSREHTVMEIAPGMSAIAGGKLTTYRVMAEDAVDFALGDRAKNLPSVTENIKLVGAEGFEALAARADALAAENGWDADRVEHLLERYGAELADVISLIHEDPALGTPLAQAPQFLRADVVMAVRAEGALHLEDVLVRRVRLDLEATDRGLSAADEILEIMAAELGWDEATVAREKAIYAERVEAIAAAETHTEDADAAAEVLGATHVAPRRPVTTLH; encoded by the coding sequence ATGACTGCCACCTTCACCACCCAGTCCCACCTCTCAGCAGAAACCCGTACCCAGGCCCTGGCTGCCATGACCGACGAAGCGGGCGTAGACGTCCTCATCATCGGCGGCGGTGTCACCGGCGCCGGCATTGCCCTGGACGCCGCCACCCGCGGCCTGCGCACCGCCATTGTCGAGGCAGGCGACTGGGCTGCGGGCACCAGCGCCTGGTCCTCCAAGCTCGTGCACGGTGGCCTGCGCTACCTCTACAACCTGGACTTCAAGCTGGTAGCAGAAGCCCTCAAAGAGCGCGGCCTGCTCCTTGAACGCACAGCCCCCCACCTGGTCAAGGCCCAGCCCTTCCTCTGGCCCCTCAAGATGCCCGTCATCGAACGCGCCTACTCCGCTGTAGGCATCGGCATGTACGACACCATGGCCTTCGCAGGAGCTGGCGGCCACCGCACCGTGCCCGCCCAGCGTCACTTCACCAAGGAAGGCACCAAGAAGGTCTTCCCCGGCATCAAGGATTCAGCCTTCACCGGCGCGATCCAGTTCTACGATGCCCGCGTGGACGATGCCCGCCTGGTCATCGACCTTGTCCGTACCGCTGCAGGCTACGGCGCCCTGGCAGCTTCCCGCACCCAGGTCACCGCTATTAACAAGGACGCCGCCGGGCGGGTGACCGGCGCTCAGATCGTTGACCTTGAAACCGGTGACGAGAAGACCGTCAAGGCCGCCCACATCATCAACGCAACCGGTGTGTGGACCGAAGAATCAGAATCCATGGCCACCAAGGACCAGGGCTTGAAGGTACTAGCTTCTAAGGGTGTGCACATCACCGTGCCCCGCGACCGCATCAAGGCCACCAGCGGTATCTTCACCAAGACCGAAAAGTCCGTTCTCTTCATTATCCCCTGGCAGCGCTACTGGATCATCGGCACCACCGACACCCCCTACACCGAGGACCGTGAGCGCCCCGTCGCCACCAAGGCCGATATTCGCTACGTGCTCGACCAGGCGAATAAGCTGATTGCCAATGAGCTGACCGAGGACGATATCATTAGCTCTTACGCTGGTCTGCGCCCCCTGCTGCAGCCGGTCGCTAAGAAGGGTGAGAATGCCGCGTCCACCAAGGTGTCGCGTGAGCACACCGTCATGGAAATTGCCCCGGGCATGAGCGCTATCGCCGGTGGCAAGCTGACCACCTACCGCGTGATGGCAGAGGACGCCGTAGACTTCGCCCTGGGCGACCGCGCCAAGAATCTGCCCTCTGTTACCGAGAACATCAAGCTGGTCGGTGCTGAAGGTTTTGAGGCCCTAGCTGCCCGTGCCGATGCGCTGGCTGCCGAGAACGGCTGGGATGCCGACCGGGTGGAGCACCTGCTGGAGCGCTACGGCGCTGAGCTGGCCGATGTGATTTCCCTGATCCATGAGGACCCCGCCCTGGGTACTCCCCTGGCCCAGGCACCCCAGTTCCTGCGGGCCGATGTGGTCATGGCAGTGCGAGCCGAAGGTGCCCTGCACCTTGAGGACGTACTGGTGCGCCGCGTCCGCCTGGACCTTGAGGCTACCGACCGCGGCCTATCAGCTGCCGACGAAATCCTTGAGATTATGGCCGCTGAACTTGGCTGGGACGAAGCCACCGTAGCCCGCGAAAAGGCAATCTACGCCGAGCGAGTTGAGGCTATCGCCGCAGCTGAAACCCATACCGAGGACGCGGACGCCGCGGCTGAGGTTCTCGGGGCAACCCACGTGGCGCCCCGCCGTCCTGTCACTACTCTTCACTAA